In one window of Methanoculleus chikugoensis DNA:
- a CDS encoding DEAD/DEAH box helicase family protein, whose amino-acid sequence MDLNEFQTRKEKIDVYLAEQGWDVTNRASVIPEVDTEQSDFLAHSYKTVSETLKNDLESKYVDYLLLDSLGAPLAIIEAKRTLKDPLIGQKQAEQYADDIKRQTGRDVFIFLSNGYEIWFWDRERYPLRLLKGFYAQKDLERLRFQIQKIDPARSIEINTRIVDRSKSIENVKRVLEHIRKGHRKGLIVMATGTGKTRVAMAIIDALLRENRVQKVLFLADRKALRDQAWNKGFLEFFPHEAKDKILHGIYNKEKRLYVSTIQTFQEIYTQKDERGQYRISPGEFDLIFSDEAHRSIYNKWRDVFTYLDAMQIGLTATPAELVDRDTFRFFHCNDNMPTALYSYDEAVKDGVLVDFRKSIIGAQTHFQIEGLRPSDLTESERNRLIEQGIDPDEINFEGTELEKKVAVKGTSEAIVREFMEGCQMDQAGTLPAKSIFFAISKKHARRLHEAFDDLYPEYKGRLARIIVSDDPRAEALIHDFEHESFPRVAISVDMLDTGIDVPEVCNLVFAKPVFSKIKFWQMLGRGTRSDAACKHREWLPDGHKEYFKVFDFWNNFEYWNMNPDGVKNEPTEAITSRIFFLRLKQLERLLAQGDGERAAVVRQRLEEDIRSLPMDSVTVREHEREIAKALSPKLWDNVGLDPLEYLKSTIMPLMRFQTGVNLKEASFTVKAERLGLAVLEGNEKEIERLKPEIGEMVDHLPRTLNIVKEMEERLDEVLTRAFWKGLSFEDATGLVGDIAPLMKYMSKEAHEPIVIDMGDIIEQRTLWMFKEDAPEYVTAFREKVEKRVTELADYNPVIQKILRDDPITEADLHDLEEALAEAGVNVTEEMLQTSPHHPYGSLVTFIRSLFGLYEAPDPKKKIEEAFQTYMIESNKHYNADQLHFIRTIQTVFMRKRRIEMDDLYLAPFINFGSTAPKPMFDEDDLKAFIGICQGLERELFAEA is encoded by the coding sequence ATGGACTTAAACGAATTTCAGACGCGTAAAGAGAAAATAGACGTCTACCTTGCCGAGCAGGGCTGGGACGTCACCAACCGCGCCTCTGTCATTCCCGAAGTCGATACCGAACAGTCAGACTTTCTCGCACACTCCTATAAGACCGTCTCCGAGACGCTCAAGAACGATCTGGAGAGCAAGTACGTCGACTACCTCCTGCTTGACAGCCTGGGCGCTCCGCTCGCCATCATCGAAGCCAAACGTACCTTAAAAGACCCGCTCATCGGGCAGAAGCAGGCGGAGCAGTACGCCGACGATATCAAGCGGCAGACCGGGAGAGACGTCTTCATCTTCCTCTCCAACGGCTATGAGATATGGTTCTGGGACCGGGAGCGCTACCCGCTCCGGCTGCTGAAGGGCTTCTACGCGCAGAAAGACCTGGAGCGGCTCCGTTTCCAGATTCAGAAGATCGATCCCGCCCGATCGATCGAGATCAATACCCGCATTGTCGACCGCTCAAAGAGCATCGAGAATGTCAAGCGCGTGCTGGAGCATATCCGTAAAGGCCACCGCAAAGGGCTGATCGTCATGGCGACCGGGACGGGCAAGACCCGCGTGGCGATGGCGATCATAGATGCCCTCCTCCGGGAGAACCGTGTGCAGAAGGTACTCTTCCTCGCCGACCGCAAGGCGCTCCGCGATCAGGCGTGGAATAAGGGCTTTCTGGAGTTCTTCCCCCACGAGGCCAAGGACAAGATCCTGCACGGCATATACAATAAAGAGAAACGGCTGTACGTCTCGACCATTCAGACATTTCAGGAGATCTATACCCAGAAGGACGAGCGTGGGCAGTACCGCATCTCTCCCGGCGAGTTCGACCTGATCTTCTCCGACGAGGCGCACCGGAGCATCTACAACAAGTGGCGAGACGTCTTCACCTACCTGGACGCCATGCAGATCGGACTGACGGCAACACCCGCCGAACTGGTCGACCGGGACACCTTCCGGTTCTTCCACTGTAACGACAATATGCCGACCGCGCTCTACTCGTATGACGAGGCGGTGAAGGATGGCGTCCTGGTCGATTTCCGCAAAAGCATCATCGGAGCGCAGACGCACTTCCAGATCGAAGGTCTCCGACCTTCCGACCTGACGGAGAGTGAGCGCAACCGGCTGATCGAGCAGGGGATCGACCCGGACGAGATTAACTTCGAGGGCACAGAGCTGGAGAAGAAGGTCGCCGTCAAAGGTACGTCCGAAGCGATCGTGCGGGAGTTCATGGAGGGCTGCCAGATGGACCAGGCCGGGACGCTTCCGGCAAAGTCGATCTTCTTCGCCATCTCAAAGAAGCACGCTCGAAGGCTGCATGAGGCATTCGACGACCTGTATCCCGAGTATAAAGGACGGCTGGCGCGGATCATCGTCTCGGACGACCCCCGCGCCGAGGCCCTCATCCACGACTTCGAACACGAGTCCTTCCCTCGCGTGGCAATCTCGGTGGATATGCTCGATACCGGCATCGACGTCCCGGAGGTCTGCAACCTCGTCTTCGCCAAACCCGTCTTCTCAAAGATCAAGTTCTGGCAGATGCTGGGGCGCGGGACACGGTCGGACGCCGCATGTAAACACCGGGAATGGCTGCCGGATGGGCATAAAGAGTATTTCAAGGTCTTTGACTTCTGGAATAACTTCGAGTACTGGAATATGAATCCAGATGGAGTGAAGAACGAGCCGACCGAAGCCATCACGAGCCGGATCTTCTTCCTCCGCTTGAAGCAGCTGGAGCGGCTCCTCGCGCAGGGCGACGGAGAGCGGGCGGCGGTCGTCCGGCAGAGGCTGGAAGAGGATATCCGCTCGCTTCCGATGGACTCTGTAACCGTCCGGGAGCACGAGCGGGAGATCGCCAAAGCGCTCTCCCCGAAACTCTGGGACAATGTCGGGCTTGACCCTCTGGAGTACCTGAAGAGCACAATCATGCCCCTCATGCGCTTCCAGACCGGTGTTAATCTCAAGGAGGCGTCCTTCACCGTCAAGGCGGAGCGGCTGGGGCTGGCGGTGCTGGAAGGCAATGAGAAGGAGATCGAGCGACTGAAGCCGGAGATCGGGGAGATGGTCGATCACCTCCCCCGGACGCTCAACATCGTCAAGGAGATGGAAGAGCGGCTGGACGAGGTGCTCACCCGTGCGTTCTGGAAGGGTCTCTCGTTTGAGGACGCTACCGGGCTTGTCGGGGATATCGCCCCGCTCATGAAGTACATGTCGAAGGAGGCACACGAGCCGATCGTCATCGACATGGGGGATATCATTGAGCAGCGCACGCTCTGGATGTTCAAGGAGGATGCTCCGGAGTACGTGACGGCATTCAGGGAGAAGGTCGAGAAGCGGGTTACGGAGCTGGCCGACTATAACCCGGTCATCCAGAAGATCCTCCGTGATGACCCGATCACCGAAGCCGACCTTCACGATCTCGAAGAGGCGCTGGCGGAGGCCGGGGTGAACGTCACCGAAGAGATGTTGCAGACCTCGCCGCATCACCCGTATGGCTCGCTCGTGACGTTTATCCGGTCGCTCTTCGGTCTCTATGAAGCGCCTGATCCGAAGAAGAAGATCGAAGAGGCGTTTCAGACCTACATGATCGAGAGTAATAAGCACTACAACGCCGACCAACTCCACTTCATCCGGACGATTCAGACCGTTTTTATGCGTAAGAGGCGTATAGAAATGGACGATCTATACCTTGCCCCTTTCATCAACTTTGGCAGTACTGCACCTAAGCCGATGTTTGACGAGGACGACCTGAAGGCGTTTATCGGCATCTGTCAGGGGCTGGAGCGGGAATTGTTTGCGGAGGCGTGA
- a CDS encoding GmrSD restriction endonuclease domain-containing protein, protein MTIQKYAVNQYSVQALLTWVQTGAIAIPEIQRPFVWSATQVRDLIDSLYTGYPVGYLIAWKNPHVRLKDGSISEGKRILIDGQQRVTALMSALLGMSVINKDYRKVNITIAFNPIEQRFEVTNPAIRKDKQWLPNITDVLSPDVKMLRLVKEYCEQNEGTDQDEIYESIELLRGIVNNHIGLIELDSDLDIEAVTEIFIRINSKGTVLSQADFVMSKIAANDVYGGNLLRKCIDYFCHLAIAPEFYEQIKESDTEFANTDYFSKMSWLRKENDDLYDPSYTDMLRVAFMSEFQRAKLGDLVALLSGRNFETREYEETIAEQSFRTLEKGIMRFMNETDFKRFLMIIRSAGFIETSMIRSRNALNVAYTLYLTMRNQNECANDIESCVRRWFVMSLLTGHYSGSAESTMNFDIKQINECGAKAYLRDLEEAELSDAFWDAGLPQAMNTSVATSPYFYAYLAAQVHANDKGFLSKDITVHDLITHRGDIHHLFPRSYLKKHDLTKGKYNQIANYVMMQSEINIAVGDQAPKDYFTQILEQCVAGQAAYGGITSLNEMKANFAAHCIPEGIETMDVSDYEDFLYMRRRLIADKIRHYYQNI, encoded by the coding sequence ATGACCATTCAAAAGTACGCAGTAAACCAGTACTCAGTTCAGGCACTCTTGACCTGGGTGCAGACGGGTGCGATCGCCATCCCGGAGATCCAGCGACCGTTTGTCTGGTCAGCCACACAAGTACGTGACCTCATCGATTCGCTCTATACGGGCTACCCGGTAGGATACCTGATAGCATGGAAGAATCCTCATGTCCGTCTTAAGGATGGAAGCATATCTGAAGGAAAGCGGATTCTGATCGACGGACAGCAACGGGTTACCGCGCTTATGTCGGCACTTCTGGGTATGAGCGTGATCAACAAAGATTACAGAAAAGTGAACATCACCATTGCCTTCAATCCCATCGAGCAGAGATTCGAGGTGACTAACCCGGCCATCCGGAAAGATAAGCAATGGCTTCCGAATATTACGGATGTACTCTCGCCTGATGTGAAGATGCTTCGACTTGTCAAAGAGTATTGCGAGCAGAATGAAGGTACAGATCAAGACGAGATCTACGAAAGTATTGAGCTGTTACGTGGGATCGTTAACAATCATATCGGGCTCATAGAATTAGATTCGGATCTGGATATCGAGGCGGTAACGGAGATTTTTATCCGTATTAATTCGAAAGGGACAGTCTTAAGCCAGGCAGATTTCGTCATGTCGAAGATTGCGGCTAATGATGTCTATGGCGGCAACCTTCTTCGGAAGTGCATCGATTATTTCTGCCACCTGGCAATCGCACCTGAATTCTATGAGCAGATCAAGGAGTCGGATACGGAGTTTGCAAACACAGACTATTTCTCAAAGATGAGCTGGCTCCGCAAGGAAAATGATGATCTGTATGACCCCTCCTATACCGATATGCTCCGTGTGGCCTTCATGTCGGAATTCCAGCGTGCGAAGCTGGGAGATCTGGTTGCGCTCCTTTCGGGGAGAAATTTCGAGACACGCGAGTATGAGGAGACGATTGCGGAGCAGTCATTCCGGACGCTTGAGAAAGGCATCATGCGATTCATGAACGAGACGGACTTCAAGCGCTTTTTGATGATCATACGGTCGGCAGGATTCATCGAAACCTCGATGATACGGTCTCGAAACGCTCTAAACGTTGCATACACTCTCTACCTGACAATGCGAAACCAGAATGAGTGTGCCAATGATATTGAATCGTGTGTGCGGCGGTGGTTTGTCATGTCCTTACTGACCGGACACTATTCGGGCTCTGCGGAGAGCACGATGAACTTCGATATCAAGCAGATCAATGAGTGTGGAGCAAAGGCCTATCTCCGTGACCTTGAGGAGGCAGAACTCTCCGATGCTTTCTGGGATGCAGGCTTACCTCAGGCAATGAATACATCTGTCGCAACCAGTCCGTACTTCTATGCGTATCTTGCCGCCCAGGTGCATGCCAACGATAAGGGATTCCTCTCGAAGGATATCACTGTCCATGACCTGATAACTCATCGCGGTGACATACATCATCTCTTCCCCCGGAGTTACCTCAAAAAACACGATTTAACGAAGGGCAAATACAATCAGATCGCGAACTATGTGATGATGCAGAGTGAGATTAACATCGCCGTCGGAGATCAGGCTCCAAAAGACTACTTTACTCAGATACTGGAGCAGTGTGTTGCTGGACAAGCAGCATATGGCGGGATTACCAGCCTGAATGAGATGAAGGCGAATTTTGCCGCACACTGTATCCCGGAAGGGATAGAAACGATGGATGTCAGCGATTACGAGGATTTTCTATACATGCGTAGACGCCTCATAGCAGACAAAATCCGGCATTACTACCAGAATATCTAA